The Propionibacterium freudenreichii subsp. freudenreichii genome contains a region encoding:
- a CDS encoding dihydroxyacetone kinase family protein — protein sequence MTYLVNDPKQFAADSLTGMVAANEDYLTEVHGGVTRATDSPQGEVAVIVGGGSGHYPAFAGWVGPGMAHGAVCGNIFASPSASQVESVVRASDHGGGAVLLFGNYAGDRLQFGAAQSPLGADGIDTRIVTISDDIASDTPQNWKDRRGIAGDLFVVKAACAAAAAGRDLDAVEAAANKANEATRSMGVAFTGCTLPGADEPLFTVPEGEYALGLGIHGEPGISSHKMDTAEGIATLLVERVLAEEPTRTAGGYDGHVAVLVNGLGATKYEELFVLYGTVKKLLTEHGLTIVHPIVGEQVTSLDMAGVSLSLMYLDPDLEELWLAPGDSPAYKTGSVTAGQRREVVAHDEKVAIRAGSPESAAQAEELLPLLQALADMSSANEASLGKLDSIAGDGDHGQGMVLGSTAALKAAKQAVAAHAGTSTLFDVAGAAWSEGAGGTSGALWGAALRELGTMLSDDQAATDDRLGRAAIAAARRFAQLGEARPGDKTMVDATAPFADELTARLDAGDDLATAWAAAAKAATKGAESTADMVARKGRARTHGTASLGHQDPGAVSFALLMSGLADRLANS from the coding sequence ATGACGTATCTGGTCAATGATCCCAAGCAGTTCGCCGCCGACAGCCTGACCGGCATGGTGGCGGCCAACGAGGACTACCTCACAGAGGTACATGGCGGGGTGACCCGCGCCACCGACAGCCCGCAGGGCGAGGTCGCCGTGATCGTGGGCGGCGGGTCGGGCCATTACCCGGCCTTCGCCGGCTGGGTCGGCCCCGGCATGGCCCATGGCGCCGTCTGCGGCAATATCTTCGCCTCACCCTCCGCCTCGCAGGTGGAGTCGGTGGTGCGCGCCTCCGACCACGGCGGCGGCGCGGTGCTGCTGTTCGGCAACTATGCCGGTGACCGCCTGCAGTTCGGCGCGGCACAATCCCCCCTGGGTGCCGACGGCATCGACACCCGCATCGTCACCATCTCCGACGACATCGCCTCCGACACCCCCCAGAACTGGAAGGACCGCCGCGGCATCGCCGGCGACCTGTTCGTGGTGAAGGCCGCCTGCGCCGCAGCCGCCGCCGGACGCGACCTGGACGCCGTCGAGGCCGCCGCCAACAAGGCCAACGAGGCCACCCGGTCAATGGGCGTCGCCTTCACCGGCTGCACCCTGCCCGGCGCTGACGAGCCCCTGTTCACCGTGCCGGAGGGCGAATACGCCCTGGGCCTGGGCATCCACGGCGAGCCCGGCATCTCCAGCCACAAGATGGACACCGCCGAGGGCATCGCGACGCTGTTGGTCGAACGCGTCCTCGCCGAGGAACCCACCCGCACCGCCGGCGGCTACGACGGCCACGTTGCCGTGCTGGTCAACGGCCTGGGCGCCACCAAGTACGAAGAGCTGTTCGTGCTCTACGGCACCGTGAAGAAGCTGCTCACCGAGCACGGACTCACGATCGTGCACCCCATCGTCGGCGAGCAGGTGACATCGCTCGACATGGCCGGGGTCTCCCTGTCCCTGATGTACCTCGACCCCGACCTCGAGGAACTGTGGCTCGCCCCCGGCGACTCGCCCGCCTACAAGACCGGCAGCGTCACCGCCGGTCAGCGCCGCGAGGTCGTCGCCCATGACGAGAAGGTGGCCATCCGGGCCGGCAGCCCCGAATCCGCCGCGCAGGCCGAGGAGCTGCTGCCGCTGCTGCAGGCCCTCGCGGACATGTCGAGCGCCAACGAGGCGTCGCTGGGCAAGCTCGACTCCATCGCCGGCGACGGCGACCACGGCCAGGGCATGGTGCTGGGCAGCACCGCGGCACTGAAGGCCGCAAAGCAGGCAGTTGCCGCCCATGCCGGCACGTCCACCCTGTTCGACGTGGCCGGCGCCGCCTGGTCCGAGGGCGCCGGCGGCACCTCGGGGGCCCTGTGGGGCGCCGCACTGCGCGAACTCGGCACGATGCTCTCCGACGACCAGGCCGCCACGGACGACCGTCTCGGCCGCGCCGCCATCGCCGCCGCCCGCCGCTTCGCCCAACTCGGCGAGGCGCGTCCCGGCGACAAGACGATGGTGGACGCCACAGCTCCGTTCGCCGACGAGCTCACCGCGCGGCTGGACGCCGGCGATGACCTCGCCACGGCCTGGGCCGCCGCCGCGAAGGCCGCCACCAAGGGCG
- a CDS encoding GntR family transcriptional regulator translates to MDSQSARIDQLTPLRSRALVDDVYDLLLDKLTSGELAPDTALGIDPLARQLRISPTPIREALARLEHTGLVHRAANRGYRVAPPLSLEQMLELLDTRLVLEDGAIERAMRHAEDLLPDLDAAYEEHARAARALEGSGALHDQHRIHEYYAADWAFHQTILDHSHNRYISRAVNSLSFSFHRMRQTNAMGTTDAPVALAEHAAILNAVRTLDAAAAREALDVHLASLTKRATDAAGNPTD, encoded by the coding sequence GTGGATTCGCAGTCAGCTCGCATCGATCAATTGACGCCTCTGCGCTCGCGCGCACTGGTCGACGATGTCTACGACCTGCTGCTCGACAAGCTCACATCCGGCGAGCTCGCACCTGATACGGCCCTGGGCATCGACCCGTTGGCACGCCAGTTGCGCATTTCACCCACCCCCATCCGCGAGGCGCTGGCCCGCCTGGAGCACACGGGTCTGGTCCATCGGGCGGCGAACCGGGGATATCGAGTGGCGCCCCCGCTGTCCCTTGAGCAGATGCTTGAGCTGTTGGATACCCGCCTGGTGCTTGAGGATGGTGCCATTGAGCGCGCCATGAGGCACGCGGAGGACCTGCTCCCCGACCTGGACGCGGCGTACGAAGAGCACGCCCGCGCCGCAAGGGCCCTCGAGGGATCAGGGGCCCTGCACGACCAGCATCGGATCCACGAGTACTACGCCGCCGATTGGGCCTTCCACCAGACGATCCTGGACCACTCGCACAACCGCTATATCAGCCGCGCGGTCAACTCCCTGTCCTTCAGCTTTCACCGAATGCGGCAGACCAATGCCATGGGCACCACGGACGCGCCCGTCGCACTCGCGGAACACGCGGCAATCCTCAATGCGGTGCGCACACTCGATGCCGCCGCCGCCCGTGAGGCCCTGGACGTCCACCTTGCAAGCCTCACCAAGCGGGCGACCGACGCCGCCGGCAACCCCACCGACTGA
- a CDS encoding MFS transporter: MSNDKMELTDRARAGSTNRRWTRLIPVILVIYIIAYIDRVNIGFGMGQIRESLHMDAAQGGFAAGIFFIGYLVLQVPGGYLAQKWSARKVVFCLMLGWGLCAILAGFVANYGQLLTARFMLGVFEGGVQPALMVLINRWFPKSEKGRAFSLFIMHNPIATVITAPLAGLILMHGSWRELFVIQGLLPLLIGVGLWLWVAADDPAEARWLSAQEAQEIATLKAADGDDSAASNWRAAVKSPYVWLLALMGMLVWLGFYGLQLWLPTLLKTVFKGELTVGLVAAIPPICAAAAIWINGRGADRDGRYNVRVAVPLIVGGVILATSTLITANQPWLVVLALAAATACQLSFFGPYWTMNSTLVRPEAVGAGFGIINGIGNLGGLLGPYVGGWIQDTTGSLALASVFFGCSVILAGIMALALRGAVRRRVSADS; encoded by the coding sequence ATGAGCAATGACAAAATGGAGTTGACTGATCGGGCCCGTGCGGGAAGTACCAATCGTCGATGGACCCGGCTGATCCCAGTCATCCTGGTCATATACATCATCGCCTACATCGACCGGGTGAACATTGGGTTCGGTATGGGCCAGATCCGCGAGAGCCTGCACATGGATGCGGCCCAGGGCGGGTTCGCGGCGGGCATCTTCTTCATCGGCTACCTGGTGCTCCAGGTGCCCGGCGGCTACCTCGCCCAGAAATGGAGTGCCAGAAAGGTCGTCTTCTGCCTCATGCTGGGGTGGGGACTGTGCGCAATCCTTGCTGGATTCGTGGCGAACTATGGACAGCTGCTCACCGCCCGGTTCATGCTCGGGGTCTTCGAGGGAGGCGTGCAGCCGGCACTCATGGTGCTGATCAATCGTTGGTTCCCCAAGAGTGAGAAGGGAAGGGCGTTTTCACTGTTCATCATGCACAACCCGATCGCCACGGTCATTACTGCACCCCTGGCCGGTCTGATCCTGATGCACGGCTCGTGGCGCGAGCTCTTCGTCATCCAGGGGCTGCTGCCCCTGCTCATCGGCGTCGGGCTGTGGCTCTGGGTGGCGGCGGATGACCCCGCCGAAGCGCGCTGGCTCTCGGCGCAGGAAGCGCAGGAGATCGCGACCCTCAAGGCAGCCGATGGTGACGACTCGGCCGCGTCCAACTGGCGTGCTGCCGTGAAGTCACCGTATGTGTGGTTGCTCGCCCTGATGGGGATGTTGGTGTGGTTGGGGTTCTACGGCCTCCAGCTGTGGCTGCCGACGCTCCTCAAGACAGTATTCAAGGGTGAACTCACCGTCGGGCTCGTCGCCGCGATTCCCCCGATCTGTGCGGCCGCAGCGATCTGGATCAATGGGCGGGGTGCCGACAGGGATGGTCGGTACAACGTGCGGGTCGCGGTGCCGCTGATCGTTGGCGGCGTCATCCTGGCGACCTCAACCCTCATCACCGCCAACCAGCCATGGCTCGTCGTGTTGGCCCTTGCCGCCGCGACCGCCTGCCAGCTGAGCTTCTTCGGTCCCTATTGGACGATGAACTCCACGCTGGTCCGGCCCGAAGCCGTGGGTGCCGGTTTCGGGATCATCAACGGCATCGGAAACCTCGGAGGCCTGTTGGGGCCCTATGTGGGTGGCTGGATCCAGGACACCACGGGATCGCTGGCCCTGGCATCGGTGTTCTTCGGCTGTTCGGTGATCCTCGCCGGAATCATGGCGCTGGCCCTGCGCGGGGCGGTTCGCCGTCGCGTCAGTGCGGATTCCTAG
- a CDS encoding cyclase family protein, with the protein MLIEPHWRFGPEFGEKELEKPHFTFHSTLLRMAAHAFSHCDAPFHVSPDMETIDEMGLDRFFGPARMVDVSGHGDRAALGEKELREGGAAALQPGEIALIRSDHELRHPTTTPQYWVDSPWITAGGARFLLDCGIKAVGFDFPQDRGIREDYDPDFVPSTDPVEDWACHSVLLTQGVVQIEYLCNLRNVHAENFDLFALPLKIKHSDGGPARVVAIESAGDRHEQ; encoded by the coding sequence ATGTTGATCGAGCCACATTGGCGCTTCGGCCCCGAGTTCGGGGAGAAGGAGCTGGAAAAACCCCACTTCACCTTCCACTCAACCCTCCTGCGCATGGCTGCCCACGCCTTTTCGCATTGCGACGCGCCGTTCCATGTATCACCCGACATGGAGACCATCGACGAGATGGGCCTGGACAGGTTCTTTGGTCCGGCGCGGATGGTCGATGTCTCGGGACACGGGGATCGGGCCGCGCTGGGGGAGAAGGAGCTGAGGGAGGGCGGAGCCGCAGCGCTTCAGCCGGGAGAAATCGCCCTGATCAGGTCTGACCACGAGCTGCGACACCCGACGACCACCCCCCAGTACTGGGTTGATTCGCCGTGGATCACTGCCGGGGGAGCTCGCTTCCTCCTGGACTGCGGAATCAAGGCAGTGGGATTCGACTTCCCCCAGGACCGGGGAATTCGCGAGGACTACGACCCTGATTTCGTGCCGAGCACTGACCCGGTCGAGGACTGGGCCTGTCACTCCGTCCTCCTGACCCAGGGGGTGGTTCAGATCGAATACCTCTGCAACCTTCGCAATGTGCACGCCGAGAACTTTGACCTGTTTGCCCTCCCCCTCAAGATCAAGCATTCCGACGGCGGGCCAGCTCGCGTGGTGGCGATCGAAAGTGCAGGGGATCGTCATGAGCAATGA
- a CDS encoding ISL3-like element ISPfr6 family transposase, with product MPDATFATPDLTTFCRLDELGLVAVGQRLEPGRAVIACQVVEPDDWCHRCGQHGVLRDTVVRRLAHEPLGWRPTLLEVLVRRYRCADCAHVWRQDTSRAAEAKTRLSRRGLRWALEGIVVRHLTVARIAEGLDISWNTANDAVLAEGKRVLINNPHRFDKVTTIGVDEHVWRHTRRGEKYVTVIIDLTPARTNSGPVRLLDMVEGRSKSVFKQWLSERDQAWRDRVEVVAMDGFTGFKTATTEELPDAVAVMDPFHVVRLAGDALDRCRRRIQQDLHGHRGRAGDPLYSARRTLHTGASLLTDKQKTRLDALFADEAHTELEVTWAAYQRMVTAYRDPDPARGRDLMNKLIASLASGVPAALVELRTLGRTLKQRAVDVLAYFDRPGTSNGPTEAINGRLEHLRGSALGFRNLTHYVARSLLETGGFRPQLHRGL from the coding sequence GTGCCTGACGCTACCTTCGCGACCCCTGACCTGACCACCTTCTGCCGGCTCGACGAGCTGGGCCTGGTTGCGGTTGGTCAACGACTCGAGCCTGGACGGGCGGTGATCGCTTGTCAGGTTGTCGAGCCGGACGACTGGTGCCACCGCTGCGGCCAGCATGGTGTGTTGCGGGACACGGTGGTGCGTCGGCTCGCTCACGAACCGCTCGGGTGGCGGCCGACCCTGCTGGAGGTGCTCGTCCGCCGGTACCGGTGCGCCGACTGCGCTCATGTGTGGCGCCAGGACACGAGCCGGGCCGCGGAGGCCAAGACCCGACTGTCGCGCCGCGGGCTGCGGTGGGCGTTGGAAGGGATCGTGGTGCGCCACCTCACCGTGGCCCGGATCGCCGAAGGCTTGGACATCAGCTGGAACACAGCGAACGACGCGGTGCTCGCCGAGGGTAAGCGGGTGCTGATCAACAACCCGCACCGGTTCGACAAGGTGACCACGATCGGCGTGGATGAGCACGTGTGGCGGCACACCCGTCGCGGCGAGAAGTACGTGACCGTGATCATCGACCTGACGCCGGCAAGGACGAACAGTGGACCGGTCAGGTTGCTGGACATGGTCGAGGGCCGCTCCAAGAGCGTGTTCAAGCAGTGGTTGTCTGAGCGTGACCAGGCGTGGCGCGACCGGGTGGAGGTCGTCGCGATGGACGGCTTCACCGGATTCAAGACCGCCACCACCGAGGAGTTGCCTGATGCGGTCGCGGTGATGGACCCCTTCCATGTCGTGAGGCTCGCCGGCGACGCCCTCGACCGGTGCCGCCGTCGAATCCAACAGGATCTGCACGGCCACCGCGGCCGTGCCGGCGACCCGCTCTACTCGGCCCGGCGAACCCTGCACACCGGAGCATCGCTGCTCACCGACAAACAGAAGACCCGGCTTGACGCCCTGTTCGCTGACGAGGCGCACACCGAACTTGAGGTCACCTGGGCGGCCTACCAACGCATGGTCACCGCCTACCGCGACCCCGACCCTGCTCGCGGCCGAGACCTCATGAACAAGCTCATCGCCAGCCTCGCCAGCGGCGTCCCAGCAGCGCTGGTCGAACTCCGCACACTGGGCCGCACGCTGAAGCAGCGGGCGGTCGACGTGCTGGCCTACTTCGACCGGCCCGGCACCAGCAACGGTCCCACAGAGGCGATCAATGGCCGCCTCGAGCACCTCCGCGGATCAGCCCTCGGCTTCCGCAACCTCACCCACTATGTCGCCAGATCCCTCCTCGAAACCGGCGGGTTCAGACCTCAGCTACACCGTGGATTATGA
- a CDS encoding site-specific integrase has product MSDLAPLLQRFFTDKLDRHLDASPHTKAAYADTFRLLLTYAERATGIAPSALTLADLDADLIGGFLQHLETERGNSVATRNARRAALRSFFTYASYRAPDAIATISQVLAIPAKRAHHNPRCSGGVMVAGVSVTG; this is encoded by the coding sequence ATGAGTGACCTCGCGCCGTTGCTGCAACGGTTCTTCACCGACAAGCTCGACCGGCATCTGGATGCCAGCCCGCACACGAAAGCCGCCTACGCCGACACGTTCCGGCTCCTACTGACCTACGCTGAGCGGGCCACCGGGATCGCGCCATCGGCGTTGACGCTGGCCGATCTCGACGCAGACCTGATCGGCGGGTTCCTCCAGCACCTGGAAACCGAGCGCGGGAACTCCGTCGCGACCCGCAACGCCCGCCGGGCGGCGCTGCGGTCGTTCTTCACCTACGCCAGCTACCGGGCACCTGACGCGATCGCCACGATCAGCCAGGTCCTCGCGATCCCCGCGAAACGGGCTCATCACAATCCACGGTGTAGTGGGGGTGTGATGGTGGCTGGTGTGTCGGTCACCGGGTAG
- a CDS encoding tyrosine-type recombinase/integrase has protein sequence MTPRVRAASWQTLLGLLTVTGMRISEARNLNDDDITIDDDAGDGSGWVRVTDTKFGKSRLVPLRPTTMTAIRRYRRLRDRTFPVPKTTAVFVARRGTRIARSTAGNTFREIREAAGLAGGPTEPAARLHDFRHSFATNTLIGHIRTGGDVDAMMPVLSAFLGHVGPEATYWYLSNTPELAAALAERIQARGGGDE, from the coding sequence CTGACCCCACGAGTCCGGGCGGCTTCCTGGCAAACGCTACTCGGACTGCTGACGGTGACGGGGATGCGGATCAGCGAAGCGAGGAACCTCAACGACGACGACATCACCATCGACGACGATGCCGGTGATGGCAGCGGTTGGGTGCGGGTCACGGACACGAAGTTCGGCAAGTCCCGCCTCGTCCCACTCCGCCCGACGACGATGACCGCGATCCGCAGGTATCGGCGGCTACGGGATCGGACGTTCCCGGTCCCGAAGACGACCGCGGTGTTTGTCGCCCGCCGAGGCACCCGGATCGCCCGCTCAACCGCGGGGAACACGTTCCGAGAGATCCGCGAGGCCGCTGGCTTGGCCGGCGGGCCGACCGAGCCGGCCGCCCGGCTGCACGACTTCCGGCACTCGTTCGCGACGAACACCCTGATCGGGCACATCCGAACCGGCGGCGATGTCGACGCGATGATGCCGGTGCTGTCGGCGTTCCTCGGACACGTCGGCCCGGAGGCGACCTACTGGTATCTGTCGAACACTCCCGAACTGGCGGCTGCTCTCGCGGAGCGCATCCAAGCGAGAGGGGGCGGTGATGAGTGA
- a CDS encoding tyrosine-type recombinase/integrase, giving the protein MVVHRDQRRADVRDVLDEFERWLLQERSAQECTAAAYTARVAAFVEWLPAPVEESLRKLTAAMLIEWVDLEAARGLKASTLGKQLVMLRSFLQYAHRSGRMGQDLSGVVPHAAAWRLSSIPDPVPAGTIEALFDTLDLRSPKGLRDRAILLLLTGLGLRACEIAGLRLDDIGWRTGSLRIRGKGDRVDELPLPDEVGHALEDYVLHGRGGRVQGEEVFWTVIDPVQPLSANGVCGTIRQICIKAGVEKFGPHRLRHTFATGMLATGATLQEVQGLLRHAHLRTTALYAKVDKNRLTALAPEWPAAASLGRCPR; this is encoded by the coding sequence ATGGTGGTTCATCGTGATCAGCGCCGCGCCGACGTGCGGGATGTGCTGGATGAGTTCGAGAGGTGGCTGCTCCAAGAGCGATCAGCGCAGGAGTGCACGGCTGCCGCGTACACGGCTCGCGTCGCAGCATTCGTGGAGTGGCTGCCCGCGCCGGTCGAGGAGTCGCTGCGGAAGCTGACCGCGGCGATGCTGATCGAGTGGGTGGACCTGGAAGCAGCGCGTGGGCTGAAGGCATCGACGTTGGGCAAGCAGCTGGTGATGCTGCGCTCGTTTCTGCAGTACGCTCACCGCTCCGGTCGGATGGGACAGGACCTGTCCGGGGTGGTGCCGCACGCGGCGGCGTGGCGACTCTCATCGATTCCGGACCCGGTGCCGGCGGGCACGATCGAGGCACTGTTCGACACTCTCGATCTGCGTTCACCGAAAGGGCTGCGTGACCGGGCGATCCTGCTGCTTCTTACCGGGCTCGGGCTGCGCGCTTGTGAGATCGCCGGCCTTCGGCTCGACGACATCGGCTGGCGCACCGGAAGCCTACGCATCCGGGGCAAGGGCGACCGTGTCGATGAGCTCCCACTGCCCGACGAGGTCGGCCACGCCTTGGAGGATTACGTGCTCCACGGCCGCGGCGGCAGGGTCCAGGGCGAGGAGGTGTTCTGGACGGTCATCGATCCGGTCCAGCCACTGAGCGCCAACGGTGTCTGCGGGACGATCCGGCAAATCTGCATCAAGGCCGGGGTGGAGAAGTTCGGCCCACACCGGCTGCGGCACACGTTCGCGACCGGGATGCTCGCCACTGGGGCGACGTTGCAGGAGGTCCAGGGGCTGCTACGCCACGCGCATCTACGCACGACCGCGCTCTACGCCAAGGTCGACAAGAACCGGCTCACCGCTCTCGCACCCGAATGGCCGGCGGCCGCGTCATTGGGCAGGTGTCCACGATGA
- a CDS encoding DUF4193 domain-containing protein, with protein sequence MARDYDAPRETDEDLTETPVAEMPGREPSVATIDDDEDLLLAETFELPGADLSGEELTVQVVPKQKDEFTCTRCFLVHHHSQLVSTVGSEPAVCAECATE encoded by the coding sequence ATGGCCAGAGACTATGACGCGCCGCGCGAGACGGATGAGGACCTGACCGAGACGCCGGTGGCGGAGATGCCGGGGCGTGAGCCGAGCGTGGCCACGATCGATGATGACGAGGACCTGCTCCTCGCGGAGACATTTGAGCTTCCTGGGGCCGATCTGTCCGGTGAGGAACTCACCGTCCAAGTCGTCCCGAAACAGAAGGACGAGTTCACCTGCACCCGGTGCTTCCTGGTTCACCACCACAGCCAGCTGGTCAGCACCGTGGGCAGCGAGCCGGCGGTGTGCGCCGAGTGCGCGACGGAGTGA
- the glgX gene encoding glycogen debranching protein GlgX: MEVWPGTPYPLGATYDGTGTNFALFSELAERVELCLFDDAGAETRVELAEVDGFIWHAFLPSVGPGQRYGYRVHGPYDPARGQRSNSAKLLLDPYAKAVEGPVDWDESLFGYRFGRPWERSDADSAAHQTRCVVVNPYFDWRGDRPLRIPYHESVVYETHVRGLTIGHPELPPELRGTYAGLAHPAVVEHLQRLGVTAVELMPVHEFVNDHHLVQRGLSNYWGYNTIGFFAPHHRYAAQGTRGQQVAEFKAMVRTLHEAGIEVILDVVYNHTAEGNHLGPTLSFRGIDNPAYYRLAADPFYYVDYTGTGNTLNVRHPHALQLIMDSLRYWAIEMHVDGFRFDLAAALAREFHDVDRLAAFFDLVQQDPVVSQRKLIAEPWDIGAGGYQVGNFPPLWTEWNGRYRDTVRDFWRGTPGTIGEFASRLTGSSDLYESSGRRPYASINFITAHDGFTLQDLVSYNTKHNEANGENNADGTNDNRSWNCGVEGPTDDAAVLALRERQKRNLLATLLLSQGVPMLLAGDELGRTQDGNNNAYCQDNELSWVDWGRAAQFSELTEFTGRLIRLRREHPVFRRRRFFEGRPVRGTNLEDIAWLTPAGELMSDHEWTAGHARALTVFLNGEGIPEPDRRGRPVRDDSFLLMVNPTPAPLSFTVPGIEYGTTWTDYLDTADHTTGITVAAGAIPASAPRYGPRDVITLEPHSLRLLICTH, encoded by the coding sequence GTGGAAGTCTGGCCGGGCACACCGTACCCGTTGGGGGCGACCTATGACGGCACGGGGACGAACTTCGCCCTGTTCTCCGAACTCGCCGAGCGGGTGGAGCTGTGCCTGTTCGATGACGCCGGTGCCGAGACGCGGGTGGAGCTGGCCGAGGTCGACGGGTTCATCTGGCATGCCTTCCTGCCGAGCGTGGGCCCGGGGCAGCGCTACGGCTACCGGGTCCACGGCCCATACGACCCGGCCCGCGGTCAGCGGTCCAACTCCGCGAAGCTGCTGCTGGACCCCTACGCCAAAGCGGTCGAGGGGCCGGTGGACTGGGACGAGTCACTGTTCGGCTACCGCTTCGGCCGGCCGTGGGAGCGCAGCGACGCCGACTCTGCGGCCCACCAGACCCGGTGTGTGGTGGTCAACCCGTACTTCGACTGGCGCGGTGATCGTCCGCTGCGCATCCCGTATCACGAGTCGGTCGTCTACGAGACCCACGTGCGTGGCCTAACGATCGGCCATCCGGAGCTGCCACCGGAGCTGCGCGGCACCTACGCCGGCCTGGCCCACCCGGCCGTGGTGGAGCACCTGCAACGCCTGGGTGTCACCGCGGTGGAGCTGATGCCCGTGCACGAGTTCGTCAACGACCACCACCTCGTCCAACGTGGGCTGTCGAACTACTGGGGATACAACACCATCGGGTTCTTCGCCCCGCACCACCGCTACGCCGCCCAGGGCACACGCGGGCAGCAGGTGGCCGAGTTCAAGGCGATGGTCCGTACCCTGCACGAGGCGGGCATCGAGGTCATCCTTGACGTGGTCTACAACCACACCGCCGAGGGCAACCACCTGGGCCCGACCCTGTCCTTCCGCGGCATCGACAACCCGGCCTACTACCGCCTCGCCGCCGACCCGTTTTACTACGTGGACTACACGGGCACCGGCAACACCCTCAACGTGCGTCATCCGCACGCGCTGCAGCTGATCATGGACTCGCTGCGCTACTGGGCGATTGAGATGCACGTCGACGGGTTCCGCTTTGATCTGGCCGCCGCCTTGGCCCGGGAGTTCCACGACGTCGACCGCCTCGCCGCGTTCTTCGACCTGGTCCAGCAAGACCCCGTGGTTTCCCAGCGCAAGCTCATCGCCGAACCGTGGGACATCGGCGCCGGCGGTTACCAGGTCGGTAACTTCCCGCCCCTGTGGACCGAGTGGAACGGCCGCTACCGCGACACCGTCCGCGACTTCTGGCGCGGCACTCCCGGGACCATCGGGGAGTTCGCCTCCCGGCTCACCGGCTCCTCCGACCTGTATGAGTCCAGCGGCCGGCGCCCGTACGCCTCGATCAACTTCATCACCGCCCACGACGGCTTCACCCTCCAGGACCTGGTCTCCTACAACACCAAGCACAACGAGGCCAACGGGGAGAACAACGCCGACGGGACCAATGACAACCGCTCGTGGAACTGCGGGGTCGAAGGCCCCACCGATGACGCGGCCGTCCTGGCGTTGCGCGAGCGGCAGAAGCGCAACCTGCTCGCCACGCTGTTGCTGTCCCAAGGGGTGCCGATGCTATTGGCCGGTGACGAGCTGGGCCGTACCCAGGACGGCAACAACAACGCCTACTGCCAGGACAACGAGCTGTCCTGGGTCGACTGGGGTCGCGCCGCGCAGTTCAGCGAGCTGACCGAGTTCACCGGCCGGCTCATTCGCCTGCGCCGCGAGCACCCGGTGTTTCGCCGGCGCCGGTTCTTTGAAGGCCGCCCCGTGCGCGGCACCAACCTTGAAGACATCGCCTGGCTCACGCCTGCCGGTGAGCTGATGAGCGACCATGAGTGGACCGCCGGGCACGCCCGCGCTCTGACCGTCTTCCTCAACGGCGAGGGCATCCCCGAACCAGACCGCCGCGGTCGGCCCGTGCGCGACGATTCCTTTCTCCTCATGGTCAACCCCACACCCGCGCCGTTGTCGTTCACCGTGCCCGGGATCGAGTACGGCACCACCTGGACGGACTACCTCGACACCGCCGACCACACGACCGGCATCACCGTCGCAGCCGGGGCCATCCCGGCTTCAGCGCCGCGATACGGACCCCGCGACGTCATCACGCTCGAACCCCACTCCCTCCGACTGCTCATCTGCACCCACTGA
- a CDS encoding helix-turn-helix domain-containing protein produces the protein MSEHGGLEEDSWATSFRSRLNFLVAMVPPPSGEKWTNELIAEECLARGVEATYSNIAHLRTGRRTNPSARLVGALAQVFGVDVDYFFNDLRAHQIQKQFLALQQLRESGVKIEGIAARGEGLNPDLVMEAIRALRRDSDDRR, from the coding sequence GTGAGCGAACACGGCGGTTTGGAGGAAGACAGCTGGGCAACCTCGTTCCGGTCCCGTCTCAACTTCCTCGTGGCTATGGTGCCCCCGCCGTCTGGTGAAAAGTGGACCAACGAACTCATCGCAGAGGAGTGTTTGGCCAGGGGAGTGGAAGCCACTTACTCCAATATCGCCCATCTCAGAACGGGCCGCCGGACGAACCCGTCAGCCCGTCTCGTGGGCGCTCTAGCACAGGTTTTCGGGGTCGACGTTGACTACTTCTTCAACGATCTCCGCGCCCATCAGATTCAGAAGCAGTTCCTGGCGCTGCAACAGCTCCGCGAGTCCGGAGTGAAGATCGAGGGCATCGCAGCCCGCGGTGAGGGTCTGAACCCCGACCTGGTGATGGAAGCCATCAGGGCTCTGCGCCGTGACTCAGACGACCGACGATGA